Below is a genomic region from Mesotoga infera.
AAGGGTTCCCTTCAAGCTGGTTCGCTGGCAGATGGATGATATTGAGAGAGGAGCCAAGGATTCCGACCTGGGACCGCTTGAGGAAGCAGCAAAACAGATAGCGCTCTTCGAAGAGAATGTTATCTATAATGGCTACCAAAAAGCGACGATCGAAGGAATTGTCGAGTCGGCTGAAAACGAACCGATTCCTTTGGGCTCAAAGCCGAGCGAAATAATCGAATCGCTTTCTAAGGCTGTCCAGGTTTTGAAGGACAATTTCGTGGATGGACCATTCGTTCTAATAGTGAATCCCAAGACTATGGCAATGCTGAACTCACATGTTTCAGGATACCCGCTTGTGAAGAGAATCGAGTCCTTCCTGGGAACAGATATCGTTGTCAGCAGAGTGGTTAAAGATGCGTTGCTTATTCCGAAGGATCATGATGACCTTGAAATGGTTATCGGCGGAGATTTCGAGATTGGTTATCAGAGTCACACGAACGAAGAGGTTGAGCTCTTCATATCGGAATCATTCACCTTCAGGATTCTCGATCCGGCTATCATTGTCAAACTGACGGTATAAGTTGTTTTTCCCTAAAGAGAAAACCGGGAGCATATACTCCCGGTTTTCTCATGTTTTGCCTAGATTCTCTCTACTCTAATCAGAGTGTTGTGCCCGTTGAGATTCCATTCTGTTCCGTCTTCAAGTCTCTCATCAAAGTTAACGGTGTCAGACAGAGTCTCTTCCTTTATGTAGTCCTCGAAACTCTCTATAGCATTGACGAGCGCGTCAGGCCCCGAAAAAGCTACTCTTATTCTGTCGGTGATCTCAAAGTCGGCTTCCTTTCTCATTGTCTGTATCTTCGACACCATCTCTCTTGCAAGCCCTTCCTGCAGCAGATCGGGAGTGAGTTCTGTATCCAGTATCACAAAGTTGTCATTGCTCATCTCGAAAGTGAAGCCTTCAAGCTCCTGGATTCGTATATCGAGGTCCTCTTCTTTTAGCTCGAAGAGCTTTCCTTGAACTTCAACCTCTATCTTGCCATCATGCTTAACTCTGGCTACTACTTCAGAAGGTTTCATCGATCTGAGAGCATTTCCGATAGATTTTAGATCTTTTCCGAACTTCGGGCCCATTACTCTGAAGTTCGGTTTCACTTCGTAATTGACGTAGTCTCCAAGTTCCTCGATATACTCTATGTCCTTCACGTTGATCTCTTCAAGGATCAGCTCCCGCATCGACTCGACAATCTTTCTGATGTTTCCGTCAACAAGTATCTTCGGCAGCGGCTGTCTGACCTTAATCTGCACCTTGTTTCTACATGCTCTTCCTAAGGTCACGATATCCATAACTGTAGCCATTCTCTTCTCAAGATCCGGCTCTATCAAGCTTTCATCGGCAACTGGATAAAGTTTGAGATGCACTGAACCCTTCTCTGCGTGTGTTAGATTCCGGAAGATCTCTTCGGCAGTGAAAGGAGCAATAGGCGCCATCAATCTCGCTACTGTCAACAACACCTCATACAACGTCAGATAAGCGGCCTTTTTGCTGTTGTCAAGCTCGCTCGTCCAGTATCTGTCTCGCGTCCTTCGCACATACCAGTTCGACACCTCTTCGACAACGAAATCCTGTATGGCCCTTACCGACTTTGTGAGATCATAATTGCTCAGAAGGTCTGTGACCTCCCTCACTAGAGTATTAAGCCTCGAGATTACCCATCTGTCGACTTCTTCCCTTTCCGAAACCGGCAGCTCGAATTCTACCGGATCGACGTCGTCCACATTGGCGTACATAGTGAAGAATGAGAAGACGCTGTGCAAAGTCCCGAAGAATTTGCTGTAAGTGTCCTTTACTCCGTCCTCATCGAACTTAGTCGGAACCCATGGCGGCGAGACCGCTAAGAGATACCATCTAAGGGTGTCAGCACCGTATTTGTCGATTATTTCCCATGGATCAACCGTGTTTCCCTTTGACTTGGACATCTTCTGACCGGTCCTGTCCAGTACGAGGTTGTTGACAAGAACATTCTTGTACGGAGACTGTCCGAAAAGAAATGTGGAAATTGACATAAGCGAGTAGAACCAGCCTCTTGTCTGATCGATTCCTTCACAGATGAAGTCGGCGGGGAAGAGTTCTCCCATGAAGCTCTCTTT
It encodes:
- a CDS encoding bacteriocin, with amino-acid sequence RVPFKLVRWQMDDIERGAKDSDLGPLEEAAKQIALFEENVIYNGYQKATIEGIVESAENEPIPLGSKPSEIIESLSKAVQVLKDNFVDGPFVLIVNPKTMAMLNSHVSGYPLVKRIESFLGTDIVVSRVVKDALLIPKDHDDLEMVIGGDFEIGYQSHTNEEVELFISESFTFRILDPAIIVKLTV
- a CDS encoding isoleucine--tRNA ligase yields the protein YLKDNNLLFKRERMTHSYPFCWRCDTPLLYYARKSWYIKTTEYRDKMVQVNNSVNWYPKFVGEGRFGNWLENMVDWALSRDRYWGTPLNVWKCDDCGKLASVGSRKELVERAVEDISEDIELHRPYVDDVHLRCECGGQMTRTPEVIDCWFDSGAMPVAQHHYPFENKESFMGELFPADFICEGIDQTRGWFYSLMSISTFLFGQSPYKNVLVNNLVLDRTGQKMSKSKGNTVDPWEIIDKYGADTLRWYLLAVSPPWVPTKFDEDGVKDTYSKFFGTLHSVFSFFTMYANVDDVDPVEFELPVSEREEVDRWVISRLNTLVREVTDLLSNYDLTKSVRAIQDFVVEEVSNWYVRRTRDRYWTSELDNSKKAAYLTLYEVLLTVARLMAPIAPFTAEEIFRNLTHAEKGSVHLKLYPVADESLIEPDLEKRMATVMDIVTLGRACRNKVQIKVRQPLPKILVDGNIRKIVESMRELILEEINVKDIEYIEELGDYVNYEVKPNFRVMGPKFGKDLKSIGNALRSMKPSEVVARVKHDGKIEVEVQGKLFELKEEDLDIRIQELEGFTFEMSNDNFVILDTELTPDLLQEGLAREMVSKIQTMRKEADFEITDRIRVAFSGPDALVNAIESFEDYIKEETLSDTVNFDERLEDGTEWNLNGHNTLIRVERI